One genomic region from Xenopus laevis strain J_2021 chromosome 2L, Xenopus_laevis_v10.1, whole genome shotgun sequence encodes:
- the mmp19.L gene encoding matrix metalloproteinase-19, giving the protein MLLFLLLGTLPFFVYTMHTDPSSGKEAKRYLQQFGYLQKPLESDSEDFSPEEVQEALRIFQVSTHLPGTGVLDEDTIDKMRQPRCGVEDPFNQKTLRYLLLGRWRKKNLTYRIYNYTPDMTATAARSAIQAGFKYWSDVTPLTFKEVTRGRADIRISFHRRGNGCSRPFDGPGKVLAHADIPELGTVHFDEDEFWTEGTYEGVNLRIIAAHELGHALGLGHSRFRSALMAPIYFGYKPNFRLHDDDVKGIQALYGKKDKIEEGVVLTTEAPAISSDPTPTSLTPDPCNDNLDAIILGPYGKTYAFKGDYVWTITDFGISPLIRIQSLWKGLPGNLDAAVHSPRTQRTYFFKGDKLWVYTNFKLNPGYPKLLTRVPSNINAALYWEVNKKIFLFKGDGYWQWDELGWSNLSMYPKKISSLFTGIPSQLDATVTWKNGKIYFFKGDKYWRVNKQLRVERGYPLSKAERWMQCYYFD; this is encoded by the exons ATGCTGCTGTTTCTGCTACTTGGGACTTTGCCATTCTTTGTGTATACAATGCACACTGACCCCAGCTCTGGAAAGGAGGCCAAG AGATATCTGCAGCAGTTTGGGTATCTACAGAAACCCCTGGAGAGCGACAGTGAGGACTTCAGCCCAGAGGAAGTGCAGGAAGCACTACG TATTTTCCAGGTATCGACCCACTTACCTGGAACTGGGGTCTTGGATGAGGACACCATAGATAAGATGAGGCAGCCTCGATGTGGAGTAGAAGATCCTTTCAACCAGAAGACTCTGCGATATTTGCTGTTAG GACGTTGGAGGAAGAAGAACCTCACTTACAGGATATACAATTACACCCCAGATATGACAGCAACTGCGGCAAGGTCTGCCATCCAAGCTGGTTTTAAGTATTGGAGCGATGTCACCCCCTTGACTTTTAAGGAGGTTACCCGTGGAAGGGCAGATATACGCATTTCTTTTCACCGCCGCGGTAATGGCTGTTCACGCCCCTTTGATGGTCCTG GGAAGGTGTTGGCCCATGCTGACATCCCCGAATTGGGCACTGTGCACTTTGATGAGGATGAATTCTGGACAGAAGGGACGTATGAAGGGGTTAACTTGCGCATCATTGCGGCACATGAGCTGGGACATGCACTGGGTCTGGGACACTCACGTTTCAGAAGCGCTCTGATGGCTCCCATATATTTTGGCTACAAACCAAACTTCCGTCTACATGATGATGATGTGAAGGGAATTCAAGCCTTGTATG gcaaaaaagataaaatagaaGAAGGAGTTGTTTTAACCACTGAGGCACCTGCCATCTCTTCAGACCCAACACCCACCAGCCTCACCCCTGATCCTTGTAATGATAACCTTGATGCCATCATCCTAG GTCCCTATGGAAAGAcgtatgcctttaaaggggattaTGTATGGACAATCACAGATTTCGGAATTAGCCCACTAATTCGCATCCAGTCTCTGTGGAAAGGCCTGCCTGGAAACCTAGATGCAGCAGTGCACTCTCCACGTACACAGAGAACCTATTTCTTTAAAG GAGACAAACTGTGGGTGTACACCAATTTCAAGCTGAATCCTGGCTACCCTAAGCTGTTAACAAGGGTTCCATCGAATATCAATGCTGCTTTGTATTGGGAAGTAAACAAGAAGATCTTCTTGTTCAAG GGGGATGGTTACTGGCAATGGGATGAGTTGGGATGGAGCAACCTTTCCATGTATCCAAAGAAGATCTCCAGCCTGTTCACTGGCATTCCCTCTCAGCTGGATGCCACTGTGACCTGGAAGAATGGCAAGATTTATTTCTTCAAGGGAGACAAGTACTGGAGAGTGAACAAGCAGCTCAGGGTGGAGCGGGGTTATCCTCTGAGCAAGGCGGAACGCTGGATGCAGTGCTACTATTTTGATTAA